In one Lolium rigidum isolate FL_2022 chromosome 3, APGP_CSIRO_Lrig_0.1, whole genome shotgun sequence genomic region, the following are encoded:
- the LOC124700574 gene encoding protein LIFEGUARD 2-like has product MYLRPPPKGPQWGGPADTEAGFEARPLYPMMLESPQLRWAFVRKVYTILSIQMLLTIAVASVVVFVRPVALFFVSSPGGFGLYIFIIILPFIVLCPLYYYYQRHPVNLLLLGLFTVAISFAVGLTCAFTKGEVILESAILTAVVVVSLTAYTFWAARRGHDFNFLGPFLFAAIMILMVFALIQLFFPLGRISLMVYGGLAALIFCGYIIYDTDNLIKRYSYDEYVWAAVALYLDVINLFLSLLTLFRAADS; this is encoded by the exons ATgtatctccggccgccgcccaagGGCCCCCAGTGGGGCGGACCGGCAGACACGGAGGCGGGGTTTGAGGCCCGGCCACTGTACCCGATGATGCTGGAGAGCCCGCAGCTGCGTTGGGCGTTCGTCCGGAAGGTGTACACCATCCTCTCCATCCAGATGCTGCTCaccatcgccgtcgcctccgtcgtCGTCTTCGTGCGCCCCGTCGCTCTCTTCTTCGTCTCCTCCCCCGGCGGCTTCGGCCTctacatcttcatcatcatcctcccatTCATCG TGCTGTGTCCCCTGTACTACTACTACCAGCGCCACCCGGTGAACCTGCTGCTGCTGGGCCTCTTCACGGTGGCCATCAGCTTCGCCGTGGGCCTCACCTGCGCCTTCACCAAGGGGGAGGTCATCCTGGAGTCGGCCATCCTCACGGCGGTGGTGGTCGTGAGCCTGACGGCGTACACCTTCTGGGCGGCCAGGCGCGGCCACGACTTCAACTTCCTCGGCCCGTTCCTCTTCGCCGCCATCATGATCCTCATGGTCTTCGCGCTCATCCAGCTCTTCTTCCCGCTCGGCCGCATCTCCCTCATGGTCTACGGCGGTTTGGCGGCGCTCATCTTCTGCGGATACATCATCTACGACACCGACAACCTCATCAAGCGCTACTCCTACGACGAGTACGTCTGGGCCGCCGTCGCGCTCTACCTTGACGTCATcaacctcttcctctccctcctcaCGCTATTCAGGGCGGCCGATTCCTAA
- the LOC124700573 gene encoding protein ECERIFERUM 26-like codes for MPTAMATAAGMATGPGSRVTRYAKSTAASVTPVRPGKTHTLSALDNAMERHAVHLVLYYRAAPGVDRDPLKESLSEVLSLYPTMVGRLTRGEGDAPGSGWIVKCNDAGVRMVDARAAVTLDEWLATASADEEIDLAYFEQMGSEPYIWSPFYVQLTEFTDKSYALGLSCTHLHNDPTAAALFFHCWAAAHRRSTSPYSPFLHSPSFAVSPAASPPPAPPMLAAKSTAAPPSADAMSSATFHFPADAMRALLSSLEPETTPFAALAALFWLRVAAAGTAEEGEKDLTLALDFRKKMHAPLPTGYYGSAVHFTRASADLSSGLSAVAAALDRRVTSVPEEELWAAVEWLHARQAEGGEPFQMYGPELTCMALDHLPLYGAEFVAGEQPARVACRVAGAVGEGIVIVLPAAEGDAARDVVVTLPAEATARICRDDEVLRYGAKVVAGTKVETGAKAK; via the exons AtgccgacggcgatggcgacggcggcgggcatGGCGACGGGGCCAGGAAGCCGCGTGACGCGGTACGCCAAGTCCACGGCGGCGTCGGTCACGCCGGTGCGCCCCGGCAAGACGCACACGCTCTCGGCGCTGGACAACGCCATGGAGCGCCACGCCGTGCACCTGGTGCTCTACTACCGCGCCGCGCCGGGCGTCGACCGGGACCCGCTCAAGGAGTCGCTCTCCGAGGTGCTCTCGCTCTACCCGACAATGGTCGGCCGGCTCACCCGCGGCGAAGGCGACGCGCCCGGGTCGGGGTGGATCGTCAAGTGCAACGACGCCGGGGTGCGCATGGTGGACGCCAGGGCCGCCGTCACGCTCGACGAGTGGCTCGCCACGGCCTCCGCCGACGAGGAGATCGACCTCGCCTACTTCGAGCAGATGGGGTCCGAGCCCTACATCTGGTCGCCCTTCTACGTCCAG CTGACGGAGTTCACTGACAAGTCGTACGCGCTGGGGCTGAGCTGCACGCACCTCCACAACGACCCCACGGCGGCCGCGCTCTTCTTCCACTGCTGGGCCGCCGCTCACCGCCGGAGCACCAGCCCCTACTCGCCCTTCCTCCACTCGCCGTCCTTCGCCGTGTCTCCGGCCGCCTCGCCGCCTCCAGCGCCGCCTATGCTGGCCGCCAAGTCCACCGCCGCTCCGCCTAGCGCCGACGCCATGTCGTCCGCCACGTTCCACTTCCCCGCGGACGCGATGCGCGCGCTGCTGTCCTCCCTCGAACCCGAAACCACCCCCTTCGCCGCGCTGGCCGCGCTCTTCTGGCTCCGCGTCGCTGCAGCTGGTACCGCCGAGGAGGGCGAGAAGGATCTCACGCTCGCGCTCGACTTCCGCAAGAAGATGCACGCGCCGCTGCCGACGGGGTACTACGGCAGCGCCGTCCACTTCACGCGCGCGAGTGCCGACCTGTCGTCGGGGCTGTCGGCCGTGGCGGCCGCGCTGGACCGGCGCGTGACCAGCGTGCCAGAGGAGGAGCTGTGGGCCGCCGTGGAGTGGCTGCACGCGCGGCAGGCCGAGGGCGGCGAGCCCTTCCAGATGTACGGGCCGGAGCTCACCTGCATGGCGCTGGACCACCTGCCCTTGTACGGCGCGGAGTTTGTGGCCGGTGAGCAGCCCGCGCGCGTGGCGTGCCGCGTCGCCGGGGCGGTCGGCGAGGGCATCGTGATCGTCTTGCCGGCCGCCGAGGGGGACGCGGCGAGGGACGTGGTGGTGACGCTCCCCGCGGAGGCGACGGCCAGGATCTGCCGCGACGACGAGGTGCTCCGGTACGGCGCCAAGGTGGTGGCTGGGACCAAGGTGGAAACAGGGGCCAAAGCCAAGTAG